One part of the Streptomyces lienomycini genome encodes these proteins:
- a CDS encoding glycoside hydrolase family 127 protein, with amino-acid sequence MPAPHSRPAPSRRQVLFTASAAAATAAIPVVPATAAPTASGAATPALPGATSSPPSGGARRPQAAAAAFPLSAVRLLDGPFLANMRRTCAYLLFVDPDRLLHTFRLNVGLPSAAEPCGGWEAPDVQLRGHTTGHLLSALAQAHANTGESAYADKARLLVSALAECQRAAPAAGFHRGYLSAFPESVFDQLEAGGKPWAPYYTLHKIMAGLLDQYQLSGNREAFDVLLDMAAWREARTAPLSRERMQSVLTVEFGGMNDVLARLHLETGDPVHLRTAVRFDHDALYAPLAAGRDELAGRHANTEIAKVVGAVPAYEATGDRRYLDIADAFWTTVVRHHLYAIGGNSNQELFGPPDEIASRLSEVTCENCNSYNMLKLGRDLFRHDPERAEYLDHYEWALYNQMLAEQDPDSAHGFVTYYTGLWAGSRREPKGGLGSAPGSYSGDYDNFSCDHGTGLETHTKFADTVYFRTAGTRRPALYVNLFIPSEVRWDELGVTLRQETDIPTGDRARLTVTRGEARFALRIRVPGWLAAGDGRAALTVNGRHAGARLQPGTYTTVTRHWRTGDRVELVLPRTPVWRPAPDNPHVKALSYGPLVLAGTYGDTPLATLPAIRPDTLRRTPGEPTRFTALTDGGRVSLRPFHEIHHQRYNVYWSVVPPRPAAGDVARYPLDDGSGTSVADRTGTFADGSLAGGAAWHTDGDTTAVALDGRDGHVVLPAGLPAGLAELTVSARVRVDTLAPSVRVFDLGYSKDTYLFLTATTGAGRARAALKIAGMETEDFVDATGPLPLGRWTHVALTLAGGTGVLYVDGTETGRNAAMVAGPLLLGRTSRNYIGRSQNSTHPYLHGAVRDFRLHNRALSADQVRRLAQG; translated from the coding sequence ATGCCCGCACCGCACAGCAGACCCGCCCCCTCCCGACGCCAGGTCCTGTTCACCGCGTCGGCCGCCGCGGCCACCGCCGCGATCCCCGTCGTCCCCGCCACGGCGGCACCGACCGCCTCCGGCGCTGCCACCCCGGCGCTCCCCGGGGCGACGTCGTCCCCGCCGTCCGGCGGTGCGCGCCGCCCGCAGGCCGCGGCGGCCGCCTTCCCGCTCTCGGCCGTCCGCCTGCTCGACGGACCCTTCCTCGCCAACATGCGGCGCACCTGCGCGTACCTCCTCTTCGTGGACCCGGACCGGCTGCTGCACACCTTCCGGCTCAACGTCGGCCTGCCCTCCGCCGCCGAGCCCTGCGGCGGCTGGGAGGCCCCGGACGTCCAACTGCGCGGCCACACCACCGGGCACCTCCTCAGCGCACTCGCCCAGGCCCACGCCAACACCGGCGAGAGCGCCTACGCGGACAAGGCCCGGCTGCTCGTGTCGGCACTGGCCGAGTGCCAGCGGGCGGCGCCGGCGGCCGGGTTCCACCGCGGCTACCTCTCCGCGTTCCCGGAGTCGGTCTTCGACCAGTTGGAGGCCGGGGGCAAGCCGTGGGCGCCCTACTACACCCTGCACAAGATCATGGCCGGTCTGCTCGACCAGTATCAACTCAGCGGGAACCGGGAGGCGTTCGACGTCCTGCTGGACATGGCCGCCTGGAGGGAGGCCCGCACGGCCCCGCTCTCGCGCGAGCGGATGCAGAGCGTGCTCACGGTCGAGTTCGGCGGCATGAACGACGTCCTCGCCCGACTCCACCTGGAGACCGGCGACCCGGTGCACCTGCGCACCGCGGTCCGCTTCGACCACGACGCGCTGTACGCCCCGCTCGCCGCAGGCCGCGACGAACTCGCCGGGCGGCACGCCAACACGGAGATCGCCAAGGTGGTCGGTGCCGTACCGGCCTACGAGGCGACCGGCGACCGGCGCTACCTGGACATCGCCGACGCCTTCTGGACCACCGTCGTACGCCACCACTTGTACGCCATCGGCGGCAACTCCAACCAGGAACTCTTCGGACCGCCCGACGAGATCGCGAGCCGCCTCTCGGAGGTCACCTGCGAGAACTGCAACAGCTACAACATGCTCAAGCTGGGCCGGGACCTCTTCCGCCACGACCCGGAGCGCGCGGAGTACCTGGACCACTACGAGTGGGCCCTGTACAACCAGATGCTCGCCGAGCAGGACCCGGACTCGGCGCACGGCTTCGTCACCTACTACACCGGACTGTGGGCGGGCTCGCGGCGCGAACCGAAGGGCGGCCTCGGCTCGGCGCCCGGCAGCTACAGCGGGGACTACGACAACTTCTCCTGCGACCACGGCACGGGCCTGGAGACGCACACCAAGTTCGCCGACACCGTCTACTTCCGCACCGCCGGCACCCGCCGTCCCGCGCTGTACGTGAACCTGTTCATCCCCTCCGAAGTGCGCTGGGACGAACTGGGCGTGACACTCCGCCAGGAGACCGACATCCCCACGGGCGACCGGGCCCGCCTGACCGTCACCCGGGGAGAGGCGCGGTTCGCCCTGCGGATCCGCGTGCCGGGTTGGCTGGCGGCGGGCGACGGCCGCGCCGCGCTGACGGTGAACGGCCGACACGCCGGCGCCCGCCTCCAACCGGGCACCTACACGACCGTGACCCGCCACTGGCGCACGGGGGACCGCGTCGAACTCGTCCTGCCCCGCACCCCCGTCTGGCGCCCGGCCCCCGACAACCCGCACGTCAAGGCGCTGTCGTACGGGCCGCTCGTCCTGGCGGGCACCTACGGGGACACCCCCCTCGCGACGCTGCCGGCCATCCGCCCCGACACCCTGCGCCGCACGCCCGGCGAACCCACCCGGTTCACGGCCCTGACCGACGGCGGGCGGGTCTCCCTCCGCCCCTTCCACGAGATCCACCACCAGCGCTACAACGTCTACTGGTCCGTCGTGCCACCGCGCCCGGCCGCCGGTGACGTGGCCCGCTACCCCCTCGACGACGGGTCCGGAACGTCGGTGGCGGACCGCACCGGGACGTTCGCCGACGGCTCCCTGGCCGGCGGCGCGGCCTGGCACACCGACGGCGACACTACGGCGGTGGCCCTCGACGGCCGTGACGGCCACGTCGTACTCCCCGCCGGACTGCCCGCCGGACTGGCCGAGTTGACCGTGTCCGCCCGCGTCCGCGTCGACACCCTCGCCCCCTCCGTCCGCGTCTTCGACCTGGGCTACAGCAAGGACACCTACCTCTTCCTCACGGCGACCACCGGCGCCGGGCGGGCCCGCGCCGCCCTGAAGATCGCGGGAATGGAGACCGAGGACTTCGTCGACGCCACCGGACCGCTGCCGCTGGGCCGATGGACCCATGTGGCGCTCACCCTCGCCGGCGGCACCGGTGTGCTCTACGTCGACGGAACCGAAACCGGGCGGAACGCGGCCATGGTCGCCGGTCCCCTCCTGCTCGGCCGGACCAGCCGGAACTACATCGGCCGGTCCCAGAACAGCACCCACCCCTACCTGCACGGCGCCGTCCGCGACTTCCGGCTGCACAACCGAGCCCTGTCCGCCGACCAGGTCCGGCGCCTCGCCCAGGGCTGA
- a CDS encoding family 78 glycoside hydrolase catalytic domain yields the protein MPRTNPLGRHRTAAALAGVTAFVTLLAGAVTADAATTGTIAPTELRTQHLTEALGIDDTTPELSWQTTAGAPNTRQAAYRVQAATSLQRLRSSRPDLWDSGKVESSAPGTTYAGKDLGSRAKVYWRVMLWSGDGKRHSGWSTAAVFETGLTRQSDWDAQWITHPDWRLSDRTVEPVVVHLPRTTARYVRLDVTRLGLPLAESFPDRTWRLQLAEIDVRDSGTATSGLARGAAVTASETNTVRKTWEPALTVDGLPNSALQTAAGYASAAHTGPDVSDAPITLTLDLKTAKTFDEVALYPRADVLTDDGRIPGLPVDYTVSASDDAEGPATRLAQVTGQRRPTPYLPAGLPLLTDDFTLPKRVRSARLHIAGLGVYEATVNGEPVGDAVLEPANTDFAERVQYATYDVTDQLRTGANTLGVALGNGMSNVVSTADRYRKLYGNLSDPKLIARLEVTLADGRVRTVTSGDDWRTTLGPTTSSNWYGGEDYDARREIPRWDQPSGDRRGWRHAVAVAGPGPADRPAQLSARETEPVRVVETLNGREADGAEGSRVFDLGRNIAGWPEITVRAPKGTAIRVYPAESLKDGHAFQSISNVGAPLWDSYTTGGRGTETWHPRFSYHGFRYLELRGVPEGATVSVRGHVLRADNASAGDFTSSDPLINGIHSLIRRSIEGNMMSVLTDCPSREKLGWLEQNQLVFPALAGNYDMRAYLRKIVRDMADAQTTDGLVPSTVPEYTNLPGAYRNDSNWGGAFVLVPWQLYLTYGDRQTLETYYPDMRRYAAFLENQVADGILDYGLGDWFTPDRTFPRAVAGTYGYWRVVDTLGRIASLLGDSAAADEYRRKAAASVEALTAKYYDTATGTFGGGGHGAEALALDMGAHPRGERDRLLAHFTGAIRDAGNHLVLGEISLPAAFRVLSEAGRDDLVHAIATQTTSPSYGYQVLAGNTTLGESWDGGPGQSQNHFMLGAIDSWFTTRVAGIAQTEDSVGYAKLLIDPAVEGDMTSAAGSYRTPYGLARTDWQRSDDRFRLTVDVPAGSTAEVHVPVSGRHAQAPHGARMLRLTGEEAVYEVGSGHWTFRSTMARGR from the coding sequence ATGCCCAGAACCAACCCGCTCGGCAGACACCGAACCGCCGCCGCCCTCGCCGGTGTCACCGCCTTCGTCACCCTGCTCGCCGGCGCGGTCACCGCCGACGCGGCGACCACCGGCACCATCGCCCCGACAGAGCTGCGCACCCAGCACCTCACCGAGGCCCTCGGCATCGACGACACCACGCCCGAACTCAGCTGGCAGACCACCGCCGGCGCCCCGAACACCCGCCAGGCCGCCTACCGCGTCCAGGCCGCCACCTCCCTCCAGCGGCTGCGCTCCTCCCGTCCCGACCTCTGGGACTCCGGGAAGGTGGAGTCGTCCGCGCCCGGCACGACGTACGCGGGGAAGGACCTCGGCTCTCGGGCGAAGGTGTACTGGCGCGTCATGCTCTGGTCCGGCGACGGGAAGCGGCACAGCGGCTGGAGCACGGCCGCCGTCTTCGAGACCGGCCTGACCCGGCAGTCGGACTGGGACGCCCAGTGGATCACCCACCCCGACTGGCGGCTGAGCGACCGGACGGTCGAACCGGTCGTCGTCCACCTGCCCCGCACCACCGCCCGCTACGTCCGACTGGACGTCACCCGGCTCGGCCTGCCGCTCGCCGAGTCCTTCCCCGACCGCACCTGGCGCCTCCAGCTCGCCGAGATCGACGTCCGTGACTCCGGCACCGCCACCAGCGGCCTGGCCCGCGGCGCCGCGGTCACCGCGTCCGAGACCAACACCGTGCGCAAGACCTGGGAACCCGCCCTCACCGTCGACGGCCTGCCCAACAGCGCCCTGCAGACCGCGGCGGGCTACGCGAGCGCCGCGCACACCGGGCCGGACGTCTCCGACGCGCCGATCACCCTGACCCTCGACCTGAAGACCGCGAAGACCTTCGACGAGGTGGCGCTCTACCCCCGCGCCGACGTCCTCACCGACGACGGCCGAATCCCCGGTCTCCCCGTCGACTACACCGTCTCCGCGTCCGACGACGCCGAGGGCCCCGCCACCCGGCTCGCCCAGGTCACCGGCCAACGCCGGCCCACCCCCTACCTGCCCGCCGGACTGCCCCTGCTCACCGACGACTTCACCCTGCCGAAGCGCGTCCGCAGCGCCCGCCTGCACATCGCCGGGCTCGGCGTCTACGAGGCGACCGTCAACGGCGAGCCGGTCGGCGACGCGGTCCTGGAGCCGGCCAACACGGACTTCGCCGAACGCGTCCAGTACGCCACGTACGACGTGACCGACCAACTGCGCACCGGCGCCAACACCTTGGGCGTCGCCCTCGGCAACGGCATGTCCAACGTGGTCAGCACCGCCGACCGCTACCGCAAGCTCTACGGCAACCTCAGCGACCCCAAGCTGATCGCCCGGCTCGAAGTGACCCTGGCCGACGGCCGGGTACGCACCGTCACCAGCGGCGACGACTGGCGCACCACGCTGGGCCCGACCACCTCCTCCAACTGGTACGGCGGCGAGGACTACGACGCCCGCCGCGAGATCCCCCGGTGGGACCAGCCCTCCGGCGACCGGCGCGGCTGGCGGCACGCGGTCGCGGTGGCGGGCCCCGGTCCCGCCGACCGGCCCGCGCAGCTCAGCGCCCGGGAGACCGAGCCCGTCCGCGTCGTCGAGACACTGAACGGCCGCGAGGCCGACGGCGCCGAGGGCAGCCGGGTCTTCGACCTGGGCCGCAACATCGCCGGCTGGCCCGAGATCACCGTCCGCGCGCCGAAGGGCACCGCGATCCGCGTCTACCCCGCGGAGAGCCTGAAGGACGGCCACGCCTTCCAGTCCATCAGCAACGTCGGCGCCCCCCTGTGGGACAGCTACACCACCGGCGGCCGGGGCACCGAGACCTGGCACCCCCGGTTCAGCTACCACGGCTTCCGCTACCTGGAACTGCGCGGCGTGCCCGAGGGCGCGACGGTGAGCGTCCGCGGACACGTCCTGCGCGCCGACAACGCCTCGGCCGGCGACTTCACCAGCTCCGACCCGCTGATCAACGGCATCCACTCGCTGATCCGCCGCTCGATCGAGGGCAACATGATGAGTGTGCTCACCGACTGCCCGAGCCGCGAGAAGCTCGGCTGGCTCGAACAGAACCAGCTCGTCTTCCCCGCCCTCGCGGGCAACTACGACATGCGGGCCTACCTCCGCAAGATCGTCCGGGACATGGCCGACGCGCAGACCACCGACGGGCTGGTCCCGAGCACCGTCCCGGAATACACCAACCTGCCCGGTGCCTACCGCAACGACTCCAACTGGGGCGGCGCCTTCGTCCTCGTCCCCTGGCAGCTCTACCTCACCTACGGGGACCGCCAGACCCTGGAGACGTACTACCCGGACATGCGGCGCTACGCCGCCTTCCTGGAGAACCAGGTCGCCGACGGCATCCTCGACTACGGCCTGGGCGACTGGTTCACCCCCGACCGGACCTTCCCGCGCGCGGTGGCGGGCACCTACGGGTACTGGCGGGTGGTCGACACCCTCGGCCGCATCGCGTCGCTCCTCGGCGACAGCGCCGCGGCCGACGAGTACCGCCGGAAGGCCGCCGCGAGCGTCGAGGCGCTGACGGCGAAGTACTACGACACCGCCACCGGCACCTTCGGCGGCGGCGGACACGGCGCCGAGGCGCTCGCCCTCGACATGGGCGCCCACCCGCGCGGCGAGCGGGACCGCCTGCTCGCCCACTTCACCGGCGCGATCAGGGACGCCGGAAACCACCTGGTCCTCGGTGAGATCTCACTGCCCGCAGCCTTCCGGGTGCTGAGCGAGGCGGGCCGCGACGACCTCGTGCACGCCATCGCCACGCAGACCACCAGCCCCAGCTACGGCTACCAGGTGCTCGCCGGAAACACCACCCTGGGCGAGTCCTGGGACGGCGGACCCGGCCAGTCCCAGAACCACTTCATGCTCGGCGCCATCGACTCCTGGTTCACCACCCGCGTCGCCGGCATCGCCCAGACCGAGGACTCCGTCGGCTACGCGAAGCTCCTGATCGACCCGGCGGTGGAGGGCGACATGACCTCCGCCGCGGGCTCCTACCGCACCCCGTACGGCCTCGCCCGCACCGACTGGCAGCGCTCGGACGACCGCTTCCGCCTCACGGTGGACGTCCCCGCGGGCAGCACCGCGGAGGTGCACGTGCCGGTCTCCGGCAGACACGCCCAGGCGCCCCACGGCGCGCGGATGCTGCGGCTCACCGGAGAGGAGGCCGTGTACGAGGTCGGGTCGGGGCACTGGACCTTCCGGTCGACCATGGCACGCGGCCGGTAG
- a CDS encoding carotenoid oxygenase family protein, with protein sequence MAGHTRRKLLKGAAVAAAGSAVGCGLGPGPLATAARATPAASKSAGTGATPFLEGAFAPVTEELTAFDLDVVGRIPRDLDGRYLRNGPNALGIEDVRAHHWMLGDGMVHGVRLRDGRAEWYRNRWVRSTQVTTKLGETYPGPVPQDDFACNTHVIPYKGRILATQEGGPLPYELDGELNTVRPYDFRSTLRGPLAAHTKYDATADELHAIAYYPTWDHVRHIVVDRTGRARSATRIPVADAPMMHDFALTEKYVVIVDVPITFDTAAAEAGATVPYVWNDRHPMRIGLLPRAGGATRWFEIDPVYYSHTLNAYDQGDTVVLEYIGFPAPFHAAGRGTGGPTATGSPTLDRWTIDLRAARVRSTRLDDRPQEFPRINEALVSRRHRYAYTACAAEMWHAYETVDGACPDEKFTNYLVKHDMLRGSGQLHRFPRGAAVGEPVFVPRRGARDEDDGYVLSYVNDPDRGASDLVVLSAQDFGGRPLARVRLPGRVPLGFHGSWVADA encoded by the coding sequence ATGGCCGGTCACACACGGCGGAAACTCCTCAAGGGCGCCGCGGTCGCGGCAGCGGGCAGTGCGGTCGGCTGCGGCCTCGGACCCGGCCCCCTCGCCACTGCGGCGCGGGCGACTCCCGCGGCCTCGAAGAGCGCCGGGACCGGCGCGACTCCCTTCCTGGAAGGGGCCTTCGCGCCGGTCACCGAGGAGCTGACCGCCTTCGACCTCGACGTCGTCGGCCGCATCCCCCGTGACCTGGACGGCCGCTACCTGCGCAACGGCCCGAACGCGCTGGGCATCGAGGACGTCCGGGCCCACCACTGGATGCTCGGCGACGGCATGGTGCACGGGGTACGGCTGCGGGACGGCCGCGCCGAGTGGTACCGCAACCGCTGGGTGCGCTCCACGCAGGTGACGACGAAGCTCGGCGAGACATATCCGGGCCCGGTACCGCAGGACGACTTCGCGTGCAACACACACGTGATCCCGTACAAGGGTCGCATCCTCGCGACACAGGAAGGCGGCCCCCTGCCGTACGAACTGGACGGCGAGCTCAACACCGTGCGCCCGTACGACTTCCGCTCCACGCTCCGGGGACCGCTCGCCGCGCACACCAAGTACGACGCCACCGCCGACGAGTTGCACGCGATCGCGTACTACCCCACCTGGGACCACGTGCGGCACATCGTGGTCGACCGGACCGGCAGGGCGCGGTCGGCCACGCGGATCCCGGTCGCGGACGCGCCGATGATGCACGACTTCGCGCTCACCGAGAAGTACGTGGTGATCGTCGACGTCCCGATCACCTTCGACACCGCCGCGGCAGAGGCCGGCGCGACCGTGCCGTACGTGTGGAACGACCGGCACCCCATGCGCATCGGGCTGCTGCCGCGCGCCGGAGGCGCCACGCGCTGGTTCGAGATCGACCCCGTGTACTACTCGCACACCCTCAACGCCTACGACCAGGGCGACACGGTCGTGCTGGAGTACATCGGATTCCCCGCGCCCTTCCACGCCGCCGGACGCGGCACGGGAGGGCCCACCGCGACCGGGTCGCCGACGCTCGACCGGTGGACGATCGACCTGCGCGCGGCCCGGGTCCGCAGCACTCGACTCGACGACCGCCCCCAGGAGTTCCCGCGCATCAACGAAGCCCTCGTCTCGCGACGCCACCGCTACGCCTACACCGCGTGCGCCGCCGAGATGTGGCACGCCTACGAGACCGTCGACGGAGCGTGCCCCGACGAGAAGTTCACCAACTACCTGGTGAAGCACGACATGCTGCGCGGCAGCGGACAGCTCCACCGCTTCCCCCGGGGCGCGGCGGTCGGCGAGCCGGTGTTCGTCCCACGACGCGGGGCACGCGACGAGGACGACGGCTACGTCCTGTCGTACGTGAACGACCCCGACCGCGGTGCGAGTGACCTCGTCGTCCTCTCGGCCCAGGATTTCGGCGGCCGCCCGCTGGCCCGCGTGCGGCTCCCCGGCCGGGTACCGCTGGGATTCCACGGCAGCTGGGTCGCGGACGCGTGA
- a CDS encoding glycosylhydrolase-like jelly roll fold domain-containing protein, translating into MPEHPLSRRRFVAAAGATGALVAVGLPEAATAAGAPAGPAGQERDAWSARHFADPRHDSRPTVYWYWNGPVTPELVDRQLADLRSKGMYEVILFSFDNAEMTPVFFTEEWFDIVGHVLRTAERTGMRVWLFNDDHFPSGRAGEYIVKGGQVGIRTYAPRPELRLKALARSTTVVRGPASVDLRRSTGVGVDAGRLVADAAVLDGAAVLRDSTEWGDCAVTGSAKAEHGAAGLLVRASADGRTGHAVSFDQTGVVTVERLAPGAEPAELLRSTRTDGFNKTKFHTLRVTLSGGGLSVTLDGKDKGTLENLAPESGGVGVRAVGDQRAVWETLTVESAEGTALYTGAFDRSAAAGDFPERALPAAGFTVAAAAARPTAATDGTDVVDLTDRLGGGHTWQVPAGEWQVDLFGGVLLADDSQGYSRSYVDLLDDEPVELFLDILPGEYHRRFGHYFGTVVPGFWDDEPFFASAEAHFKRLPWSPTLDRALRSVGVEPGLAYAAAFDDLGRSGRIARGNYWKAVSNRFATAFRKQAQWYEKRGVALITNPLYDETAPAKRIASTGDLHKVNQWAQVPGGDIITAEYVAGEPTMIPRNPVSVAHQMGRDRALLEMFGNMGWQVTPGFVHATVGAQAARGVNLTVLHALWTDETRVYFPPPFGPRAPWWWAMRPLAEWIGRVMEAGRGTSAARTALLQPQRAAEQWAGTDRQQDVDAPLAEAAYALERAQVDFDLLHEGALTRDPALLAHAEVRKGRLVVGAAAYDLVVVPAAPVLDADGVRVLREFVRAGGTVIAVGALDTEEADGGDRTLAHGLADLFGDRVPARRHLGRGHAVRVADTDALGAAAVDSGTAAAILDPAQDAVRVLRVRRGADTVFLINNESAAHVRTVAALPVTGLPETWDPATGTGGPAPVHRATKDGVRVPLDLEPYRTTVVVVRGGHRDRPHVTESTVPVLSVERHGQVLRATVEATAAGTHRLVGTDGGHSYHGTVRVDDTLAPVPVDGDWTLTFAREGAEPVTAPLGSWTEHDALFSGSGTYTTGIDVDAARLRGRRVLLDLGDVRDVAEVSVNGTVLPPLLWAPFVADVTGHVRAGRNTLRVRVANTLSNERKKPLPSGLLGPVTLRFRRRTTVELRRV; encoded by the coding sequence ATGCCCGAACACCCCCTGTCCAGACGCCGTTTCGTCGCCGCCGCCGGAGCCACCGGCGCCCTGGTCGCCGTAGGTCTTCCCGAAGCCGCCACCGCCGCGGGCGCACCGGCCGGACCGGCCGGGCAGGAGCGGGACGCCTGGTCCGCCCGGCACTTCGCCGACCCGCGCCACGACAGCCGTCCCACCGTGTACTGGTACTGGAACGGTCCCGTCACGCCCGAACTGGTGGACCGCCAGCTCGCGGACCTGAGGTCCAAGGGCATGTACGAGGTGATCCTCTTCTCCTTCGACAACGCCGAGATGACGCCGGTGTTCTTCACCGAGGAGTGGTTCGACATCGTCGGCCACGTCCTGCGCACCGCGGAACGCACCGGTATGCGCGTCTGGTTGTTCAACGACGACCACTTCCCCAGCGGGCGCGCGGGCGAGTACATCGTCAAGGGCGGACAGGTCGGCATCCGCACCTACGCCCCCCGTCCCGAACTGCGCCTCAAGGCCCTCGCCCGCTCCACCACCGTGGTGCGCGGCCCCGCGTCGGTCGACCTCAGGCGCAGCACCGGAGTCGGTGTGGACGCGGGGCGGCTGGTCGCGGACGCCGCGGTCCTCGACGGTGCCGCCGTGCTGCGGGACAGCACGGAGTGGGGCGACTGCGCCGTCACCGGCAGCGCGAAGGCCGAGCACGGCGCGGCCGGACTCCTCGTACGCGCGTCCGCCGACGGGCGCACCGGACACGCCGTCTCCTTCGACCAGACCGGCGTGGTCACCGTGGAGCGGCTGGCGCCCGGTGCCGAACCGGCCGAACTGCTGCGGAGCACCCGCACCGACGGCTTCAACAAGACCAAGTTCCACACCCTGCGGGTCACCCTGAGCGGCGGCGGCCTCTCCGTCACCCTCGACGGCAAGGACAAGGGCACCCTGGAGAACCTGGCCCCGGAGTCGGGCGGAGTCGGGGTGCGTGCCGTCGGCGACCAGCGCGCGGTGTGGGAGACCCTCACCGTCGAGTCGGCCGAAGGCACCGCCCTGTACACCGGTGCCTTCGACCGGTCGGCCGCCGCGGGCGACTTCCCCGAACGCGCCCTGCCCGCCGCGGGGTTCACCGTCGCGGCCGCCGCCGCCCGTCCCACGGCAGCCACCGACGGCACCGACGTCGTGGACCTCACCGACCGGCTCGGCGGCGGCCACACCTGGCAGGTCCCGGCCGGGGAGTGGCAGGTCGACCTCTTCGGCGGCGTGCTCCTCGCCGACGACAGCCAGGGGTACAGCCGCAGTTACGTCGACCTGCTCGACGACGAACCCGTCGAGCTGTTCCTGGACATCCTCCCCGGCGAGTACCACCGCAGGTTCGGGCACTACTTCGGCACGGTCGTCCCCGGGTTCTGGGACGACGAGCCGTTCTTCGCGTCGGCCGAGGCCCACTTCAAGCGCCTGCCGTGGTCGCCCACCCTCGACCGCGCCCTGCGCTCCGTCGGCGTCGAGCCCGGGCTCGCCTACGCCGCCGCCTTCGACGACCTCGGCCGCTCGGGCCGCATCGCCCGCGGCAACTACTGGAAGGCCGTCTCCAACCGCTTCGCCACCGCGTTCCGCAAGCAGGCCCAGTGGTACGAGAAGCGCGGCGTCGCCCTGATCACCAACCCCCTCTACGACGAGACCGCCCCCGCCAAGCGCATCGCCTCCACCGGCGACCTGCACAAGGTCAACCAGTGGGCCCAGGTGCCCGGCGGCGACATCATCACCGCCGAGTACGTGGCCGGCGAGCCCACCATGATCCCGCGCAACCCGGTGTCCGTGGCCCACCAGATGGGCCGCGACCGGGCCCTGCTGGAGATGTTCGGGAACATGGGCTGGCAGGTCACCCCCGGCTTCGTGCACGCCACCGTCGGCGCGCAGGCCGCCCGCGGCGTCAACCTGACCGTGTTGCACGCCCTGTGGACCGACGAGACCCGCGTCTACTTCCCGCCGCCCTTCGGACCCCGCGCCCCCTGGTGGTGGGCCATGCGGCCGCTCGCCGAGTGGATCGGCCGGGTCATGGAGGCCGGACGCGGAACGTCCGCCGCCCGCACCGCGCTGCTGCAGCCGCAGCGCGCTGCCGAGCAGTGGGCCGGCACCGACCGGCAGCAGGACGTGGACGCTCCGCTCGCCGAGGCGGCCTACGCGCTGGAACGCGCCCAGGTGGACTTCGACCTGCTGCACGAGGGCGCCCTGACCCGGGACCCCGCGCTGCTGGCCCACGCCGAGGTCCGCAAGGGCCGCCTCGTCGTCGGAGCGGCCGCCTACGACCTCGTCGTCGTCCCCGCCGCACCGGTTCTGGACGCCGACGGCGTGCGGGTGCTGCGCGAGTTCGTCCGGGCCGGCGGCACAGTGATCGCGGTGGGCGCCCTGGACACCGAGGAGGCCGACGGCGGCGACCGCACCCTCGCCCACGGGCTCGCCGACCTGTTCGGCGACCGGGTGCCGGCCCGCAGGCACCTCGGCCGCGGACACGCCGTCCGGGTCGCGGACACCGACGCGCTCGGAGCCGCCGCCGTCGACTCCGGTACCGCCGCCGCGATCCTGGACCCGGCCCAGGACGCCGTTCGGGTGCTGCGGGTGCGCCGGGGCGCCGACACCGTCTTCCTGATCAACAACGAGAGCGCGGCGCACGTACGCACCGTCGCCGCCCTCCCGGTCACCGGCCTGCCCGAGACCTGGGACCCCGCGACCGGCACCGGCGGACCCGCACCCGTCCACCGGGCCACCAAGGACGGCGTACGGGTGCCGCTGGACCTGGAGCCCTACCGGACCACCGTCGTCGTGGTCCGCGGCGGACACCGCGACCGGCCCCACGTCACCGAGTCGACCGTGCCCGTCCTGTCCGTCGAACGCCACGGCCAGGTGCTCCGCGCCACGGTGGAGGCCACGGCGGCCGGGACCCACCGGCTCGTCGGCACCGACGGCGGCCACTCCTACCACGGCACCGTGCGCGTCGACGACACGCTCGCCCCGGTCCCGGTGGACGGCGACTGGACCCTCACCTTCGCACGCGAGGGCGCCGAACCCGTCACCGCGCCCCTGGGCAGCTGGACGGAGCACGACGCTCTGTTCTCCGGCAGCGGCACGTACACCACCGGCATCGACGTCGACGCCGCCCGGTTGCGCGGACGCCGGGTGCTGCTCGACCTCGGGGACGTCCGCGACGTCGCGGAGGTGTCCGTCAACGGCACCGTACTGCCGCCGCTGCTGTGGGCGCCGTTCGTCGCCGACGTCACGGGACACGTCCGGGCCGGGCGCAACACGCTGCGGGTCCGGGTCGCCAACACGCTGTCCAACGAGCGCAAGAAGCCACTGCCGTCCGGCCTGCTCGGCCCGGTGACCCTGCGCTTCCGGCGCCGGACCACGGTCGAACTGCGCCGCGTCTGA
- a CDS encoding NAD-dependent epimerase/dehydratase family protein, translating to MTGAGGALGRATAVRLAADGHDVAVLDRDTASLEGTA from the coding sequence GTGACCGGTGCGGGCGGTGCCCTCGGCCGGGCCACCGCCGTCCGGCTGGCCGCCGACGGACACGACGTCGCCGTACTCGACCGCGACACCGCGTCACTGGAGGGCACCGCCTGA